One window from the genome of Spirosoma rhododendri encodes:
- the tamL gene encoding translocation and assembly module lipoprotein TamL, whose product MRIYQYLTAYVNRLADRRGVMRWLCFGLLLSLSACNIGRHLPAGEKLYAGTDINIVADSTVTKDEQTVLKTKLAELARPRPNSQLFGFPYKVALYYLFGEPKKENGFRAWFRKKFGSEPVLASARAINANAAVFAGTLKNEGYLEPSVTGELKEDGYKARGVYQVNVPQRFLVDSVAITIRQEKDTVRRVMQATAGRTVIKKGDPWRLDAIKIERERIAQALKQRGFYYFQPDYIKVLSLNDTARHRANLYFALDPAMPEAAGVPYAIRNVYIYPNYDLSTARSDTNLRKSYQTDQDFIVVDSSKQFNPKLFRDIVAVRPGRRYSSRAQDLTLQRFINIGAFKFVRNRFAPDEQGDSAVLDVHYYLTPYPSKSIKLELDGTSRSNNFNGTQVIASWRNRNTLGRAELLTINANAGIEFQVNSGEQSITNYRFGTEATLTFPRLVSPVRFNYDQRSTLPRTNATIGYQLIKRGGLYDLNSSQITFGYAWRRNQKIEHIFQPFNINYISVSNVSQAVTDTLISSDVPNIIKRQFNSILMSDQLIFSTLYTFNYNSSPRSNSPNTFLLTANVEPAGNLASLIFRKPLPNDPTRRGLLGVPYAQFIRADVNARFYRKLTPTLTWANRVFAGAGFTYGNSQGFQIPFTKQYFVGGINSIRAFRPRALGPGTVPRDTITSFPPFQDGGGDIKLEINTEFRLKFNKYLEGAAFVDAGNIWTYTNTALYGEGSQFTADFYKQLAVGAGLGVRLDLSYFLIRLDVATPLRKPYDVEGSNWVIKDFDFGSSAWRRQNLIFNIGIGYPF is encoded by the coding sequence ATGCGGATATATCAATACCTGACTGCTTACGTAAATCGACTCGCCGACCGGCGCGGGGTGATGCGGTGGCTGTGCTTCGGCCTGCTGCTGTCGCTGTCGGCCTGTAACATCGGGCGTCACCTGCCCGCCGGGGAGAAGCTGTACGCCGGCACCGACATCAACATCGTCGCTGACTCGACCGTCACGAAAGACGAGCAGACGGTCCTGAAAACGAAGCTGGCCGAACTGGCGCGGCCCCGGCCCAATTCGCAACTGTTCGGCTTTCCGTACAAAGTGGCGCTGTATTACCTGTTTGGCGAGCCCAAAAAGGAGAACGGTTTTCGGGCGTGGTTCCGTAAGAAGTTTGGCTCCGAACCGGTGCTGGCGAGTGCGCGGGCGATCAACGCCAACGCAGCAGTATTTGCCGGTACGCTGAAGAACGAAGGTTACCTCGAACCGAGCGTTACTGGCGAACTGAAAGAAGACGGCTATAAAGCGCGGGGTGTGTATCAGGTCAACGTGCCGCAGCGGTTTCTGGTCGATTCGGTGGCGATTACCATTCGGCAGGAGAAAGACACGGTTCGCCGAGTGATGCAGGCGACGGCGGGCCGGACGGTCATCAAAAAAGGCGACCCCTGGCGGCTGGATGCTATCAAGATCGAACGCGAACGCATCGCGCAGGCGCTCAAGCAACGCGGCTTCTATTATTTCCAGCCCGACTATATCAAGGTGCTGTCGCTCAACGACACGGCCCGACACCGCGCCAACCTGTACTTTGCACTCGACCCGGCCATGCCCGAAGCCGCCGGGGTGCCCTACGCCATCCGTAACGTATACATCTACCCGAACTACGACCTGTCGACGGCCCGCTCCGATACCAACCTGCGGAAGTCGTACCAGACCGATCAGGATTTTATCGTGGTTGATTCAAGCAAGCAGTTTAACCCCAAGTTGTTCCGCGACATCGTGGCCGTGCGCCCCGGCCGGCGCTACAGTTCGCGGGCGCAGGACCTGACCTTGCAGCGGTTCATCAATATCGGTGCCTTCAAATTCGTTCGGAACCGCTTCGCCCCCGATGAGCAGGGCGACTCGGCCGTACTCGACGTACACTATTACCTGACGCCCTACCCGTCGAAGTCGATTAAGCTGGAGCTCGATGGTACGTCGCGCTCCAACAACTTCAACGGTACGCAGGTCATTGCGAGCTGGCGCAACCGTAACACGCTGGGCCGGGCCGAACTGCTGACGATCAACGCCAACGCAGGTATCGAATTTCAGGTTAACTCCGGCGAACAGAGTATAACCAACTACCGCTTTGGTACTGAAGCGACACTGACGTTTCCCCGACTGGTCAGCCCGGTCCGGTTCAATTACGATCAGCGGTCGACCCTGCCCCGCACCAACGCAACAATCGGCTACCAGCTTATCAAACGGGGCGGGTTGTACGATCTCAACTCGTCGCAGATAACCTTTGGCTATGCCTGGCGACGGAATCAGAAGATCGAGCATATCTTCCAGCCGTTCAACATCAACTACATCTCGGTGTCGAACGTCAGTCAGGCGGTTACCGACACGCTGATTAGTTCTGATGTGCCGAACATTATCAAGCGGCAGTTTAACAGTATTCTAATGAGCGATCAGTTGATTTTCAGCACACTCTACACGTTCAACTACAACTCGTCGCCCCGGTCAAATTCACCCAATACGTTTCTGCTGACGGCCAATGTCGAACCGGCGGGTAATCTGGCGAGTCTGATTTTTCGAAAGCCATTACCTAATGACCCGACCCGGCGTGGGCTGCTGGGCGTACCCTACGCGCAGTTTATCCGGGCCGATGTCAACGCCCGCTTCTACCGCAAGCTGACGCCGACGTTAACCTGGGCTAACCGGGTTTTTGCCGGTGCGGGCTTCACCTACGGTAATTCGCAGGGCTTTCAGATTCCGTTTACCAAACAATACTTTGTAGGTGGTATCAACAGCATCCGGGCGTTCCGGCCACGCGCGCTGGGGCCGGGTACCGTTCCCCGCGACACAATCACGAGTTTTCCACCGTTTCAGGATGGTGGGGGCGACATCAAGCTGGAAATTAATACTGAGTTCCGGCTTAAATTCAACAAGTACTTGGAGGGAGCCGCATTTGTCGATGCTGGCAATATCTGGACGTATACGAATACCGCACTCTACGGTGAGGGGTCGCAGTTTACGGCTGATTTTTACAAACAACTCGCCGTTGGTGCGGGACTGGGCGTCCGGCTTGATCTGTCGTATTTCCTGATCCGGCTCGACGTAGCGACGCCCTTACGGAAACCATACGACGTCGAGGGCAGCAACTGGGTTATCAAAGACTTCGACTTTGGCAGCAGTGCGTGGCGACGGCAAAACCTGATCTTCAACATCGGTATAGGTTACCCGTTCTGA
- a CDS encoding sensor histidine kinase — protein sequence MTFRFSELYIRVLAGLILLALPVFYFAYSGVSLNPLNPHDHLIQNGLAYLFLILFSYVNHTLFVPRWFLAKRYRLYLIVAIGCVLGAVYLPYRIEQWAYFKPPRQHTVGAWFRQIFVAEMMLSDPANFSPEHRQRNSPFDDLGREHCLRDHPPGEGSPGRPPMNIPPGTLLLPVKLTIFFLLGSISTLISISVQTSSRLRQVENDQLQAELRQLKAQIHPHFLFNTLNSIYALAIRQDERTADTVVKLSEFMRYNIRDAQRDKVLLSKEIDYIGNYVDLQKARLRDAVTVDYRLDGKPRQLAIAPLLLFSFIENAFKYGVNPEEESLIQIAIDIQGNRLRMEVVNNKVQVSQLEPSTGIGLRNARDRLRLIYPNDHDLTIDETASRYQVTLRLNLV from the coding sequence ATGACCTTCCGGTTCAGCGAACTGTATATCCGCGTGTTGGCTGGCCTGATTCTGCTGGCCCTGCCCGTTTTTTATTTCGCCTACAGCGGGGTTAGTCTGAATCCCCTCAATCCGCACGACCACCTGATTCAAAATGGGTTAGCCTACCTGTTTCTGATTCTGTTTTCGTACGTCAACCATACCCTGTTCGTACCGCGCTGGTTTCTGGCTAAACGGTACAGGCTGTATCTGATTGTGGCTATCGGCTGCGTACTCGGCGCAGTGTATTTGCCCTATCGAATCGAGCAGTGGGCGTACTTCAAACCACCCCGGCAGCACACAGTCGGGGCGTGGTTCCGGCAGATTTTTGTGGCCGAAATGATGCTGAGCGACCCCGCTAATTTCTCGCCCGAACATCGGCAGAGAAACTCCCCGTTCGATGATCTGGGGCGCGAGCACTGCCTGCGCGACCATCCGCCCGGCGAAGGCTCCCCCGGTCGCCCACCAATGAACATTCCACCGGGAACGTTGCTGCTGCCGGTGAAGCTGACGATCTTTTTCCTGCTCGGCAGTATCAGTACGCTGATCTCGATTTCAGTGCAAACGTCCAGCCGGTTGCGGCAGGTCGAGAACGATCAGCTACAGGCTGAGCTGCGGCAGCTGAAAGCGCAGATTCACCCGCATTTTCTGTTTAACACACTCAACAGCATCTACGCGCTGGCGATCCGGCAGGACGAACGAACTGCCGATACGGTGGTGAAACTGTCGGAGTTTATGCGCTACAACATCCGCGATGCCCAGCGTGACAAGGTGCTGCTGAGCAAAGAAATTGATTACATCGGCAACTACGTCGACCTGCAAAAAGCCCGGCTGCGCGATGCCGTTACCGTCGATTACCGGCTGGACGGCAAACCACGCCAACTGGCGATTGCCCCGCTGCTGTTGTTTTCGTTTATCGAAAATGCGTTCAAGTACGGGGTCAATCCCGAAGAAGAATCGCTCATACAAATTGCGATCGATATTCAGGGTAATCGGCTGCGCATGGAGGTGGTCAACAATAAAGTGCAGGTCAGTCAGCTGGAACCGTCGACGGGGATTGGGCTGCGGAACGCCCGCGACCGGCTGCGGCTGATTTATCCCAACGACCACGACCTGACCATCGACGAAACGGCCAGCCGCTACCAAGTTACCCTTCGACTGAATCTGGTATGA
- a CDS encoding ABC transporter ATP-binding protein has protein sequence MSILRVEDLTRTYSSGGRDLMVLHGVSFTLEPGDTFSIVGPSGSGKTTLLGLCAGLDRATSGSVYLNDIRLDTLNEDQRAAIRNQHVGFIFQNFQLLPTLTALENVMVPLELRGEKGAKQTAQSLLERVGLGQRGHHYPTQLSGGEQQRVSLARAFANRPKILFADEPTGNLDADTSATVIDLLFELNREAGTTLVLVTHDLDLAAKTNRIIRIKGGTMVNG, from the coding sequence ATGAGCATACTTCGCGTTGAAGATCTGACCCGTACCTATTCGAGTGGCGGGCGCGATCTGATGGTGCTGCACGGGGTCAGTTTTACGCTGGAACCCGGCGATACATTCTCCATCGTCGGCCCGTCGGGGTCGGGCAAGACAACCCTGCTGGGCCTGTGCGCCGGTCTCGACCGGGCCACCTCGGGCAGCGTCTACCTGAACGACATCCGGCTCGATACGCTCAACGAAGATCAGCGGGCGGCTATTCGTAACCAGCACGTTGGCTTTATTTTTCAGAACTTTCAGCTACTGCCCACCCTGACGGCCCTCGAAAATGTGATGGTGCCGCTTGAGTTGCGGGGAGAAAAGGGGGCGAAGCAAACGGCGCAGTCGCTGCTGGAGCGGGTCGGGCTGGGGCAGCGGGGGCATCATTACCCCACGCAGTTGTCGGGCGGTGAACAGCAGCGCGTATCGCTGGCCCGCGCCTTCGCCAACCGCCCCAAAATCCTGTTTGCCGACGAACCTACCGGCAACCTCGACGCCGACACCAGTGCCACCGTCATCGACCTTTTGTTTGAACTCAACCGTGAAGCCGGAACGACGCTCGTACTCGTCACCCACGACCTCGACCTGGCCGCCAAAACCAACCGCATCATCCGCATCAAAGGCGGAACGATGGTCAATGGTTGA
- a CDS encoding arylesterase, with product MKFSRLAGSVMSGWLLLSVVTGCGSSDTKTESTTETSTTATKPADTKPAAASTKKTILFYGNSLTAGYGVEPNQAFPALVGKKIDSVGLDYTVVNAGLSGETTAGGKSRIGWVLRKPVDVFVLELGGNDGLRGLPLSATRQNLQAIIDTVRAKSPEAKIVLAGMQIPPNMGTVYTKEFRELYRQLADKNKLVLIPFLLENVGGIQKLNQPDGIHPTVAGHRIVANTVWRVIQPIL from the coding sequence ATGAAGTTCTCCCGATTGGCTGGTTCCGTGATGAGCGGCTGGCTGCTACTGTCAGTGGTCACTGGTTGCGGCTCGTCCGATACCAAAACTGAATCGACCACCGAAACGAGCACTACCGCGACGAAACCGGCTGACACCAAACCAGCGGCAGCGTCGACGAAAAAGACGATTCTGTTTTATGGTAATAGCCTGACAGCCGGGTACGGCGTTGAACCCAATCAGGCATTTCCCGCGCTGGTTGGCAAGAAAATCGATTCCGTTGGGCTGGATTATACGGTCGTCAATGCCGGGCTAAGTGGCGAGACAACGGCCGGTGGCAAAAGCCGGATCGGGTGGGTACTGCGTAAGCCGGTCGACGTGTTTGTACTCGAACTGGGCGGTAACGACGGGCTTCGGGGACTGCCGCTCTCGGCCACGCGCCAGAATTTACAGGCGATCATCGACACGGTACGGGCCAAAAGTCCGGAGGCCAAAATCGTACTGGCCGGTATGCAGATTCCGCCCAATATGGGTACAGTCTACACGAAGGAATTTCGCGAACTGTACAGGCAACTGGCCGATAAGAATAAGCTGGTGCTGATTCCGTTTTTACTGGAAAACGTGGGCGGTATTCAGAAACTAAATCAGCCCGATGGTATTCATCCCACCGTTGCGGGTCATCGTATCGTCGCCAATACTGTCTGGCGAGTGATTCAGCCGATTTTGTAG
- a CDS encoding amidohydrolase family protein, with protein sequence MTRLIALEEHFLTPAIRAAWAASDVGQEGTDRLDQGIIDERLNEIGEQRLALMDESGVDVQVLSVTTPALHNLAPEESVTLARQTNELIAETIAKYPTRFQGFATLPMPSPERVGPELERAVRQLGLNGAMLCGRTRDKNLDHPDFWPLFETAARLRVPLYIHPQIPQRAVRDVLYSGFGNLVDTAFATFGLGWHYEAGIQFLRLILAGVFDKYPDLQIILGHWGEVVPFYLERMQGLDRVANLQRPVADYFRQNLYVTPSGMWSQDYLQRSVQVVGPDRILFSVDYPYQYKPGRPGRLFLENTALTDEQKAKFAHGNWERIVGSIVR encoded by the coding sequence ATGACCAGACTGATCGCCCTCGAAGAACATTTCCTTACCCCCGCCATTCGCGCTGCCTGGGCGGCATCCGACGTTGGGCAGGAGGGTACCGACCGGCTCGATCAGGGCATCATTGACGAACGCCTGAACGAAATCGGTGAACAGCGGCTGGCTTTAATGGACGAGAGCGGGGTCGACGTGCAGGTGCTGTCTGTGACGACACCCGCGCTGCATAACCTCGCCCCCGAAGAAAGTGTAACGCTGGCCCGGCAAACCAACGAACTGATCGCCGAAACCATCGCAAAATACCCGACCCGTTTTCAGGGGTTTGCCACACTGCCGATGCCGTCGCCCGAACGCGTCGGGCCTGAACTGGAACGCGCCGTGCGGCAATTGGGTCTGAACGGCGCGATGCTCTGCGGGCGTACCCGCGACAAAAACCTCGACCACCCCGACTTCTGGCCTCTGTTCGAGACGGCGGCAAGGCTGCGGGTGCCGCTCTACATCCACCCCCAGATTCCGCAACGCGCCGTGCGGGATGTGCTTTATTCGGGGTTCGGCAACCTGGTCGACACAGCTTTTGCCACCTTCGGACTGGGCTGGCACTACGAGGCCGGTATCCAGTTTCTGCGGCTGATTCTGGCCGGTGTGTTCGACAAATATCCTGACCTTCAGATTATTCTGGGCCATTGGGGCGAGGTAGTTCCGTTCTATCTGGAGCGAATGCAGGGGCTTGACCGCGTCGCGAACCTGCAACGGCCCGTCGCTGATTATTTCCGGCAGAACCTGTACGTAACGCCCAGTGGGATGTGGAGTCAGGACTATCTCCAGCGGTCAGTTCAGGTAGTCGGCCCCGACCGGATTCTGTTCTCGGTCGATTACCCGTACCAGTACAAGCCCGGCCGACCGGGTCGTCTGTTTCTGGAAAATACCGCCCTCACCGACGAGCAGAAGGCCAAGTTTGCGCACGGCAACTGGGAGCGGATCGTCGGGTCGATTGTCCGGTAA
- a CDS encoding GDSL-type esterase/lipase family protein, translating to MRYLLLTLLFIARLSLAQNKFDANIAAFAATDKQTPPPAHPIVFTGSSSIVNWGSLVQDFPGKPVLNRGFGGSELSDVRYFADRVILAYSPKQVVIYAGENDIANDHSAQETCQRLVDLFTYLRSHRPKLPIDFISIKLSPSRRKYWPVVQEANTLIKNYLAKQKNARFIDIRPAMNDASGHLLGSIFRPDSLHMNPSGYALWVPVVKPYLR from the coding sequence ATGCGTTACCTGCTGCTTACCCTGTTATTTATAGCCCGGCTATCGCTGGCGCAGAATAAATTCGACGCCAATATTGCTGCCTTTGCCGCCACCGACAAGCAAACACCGCCCCCCGCCCACCCGATCGTGTTTACGGGCAGTTCGTCAATTGTCAACTGGGGGTCGCTGGTGCAGGATTTCCCCGGCAAGCCAGTCCTGAACCGGGGTTTCGGCGGCTCCGAATTGAGTGACGTGCGTTACTTCGCCGACCGGGTCATTCTGGCGTACAGCCCAAAGCAGGTGGTGATTTACGCGGGCGAAAACGACATCGCCAACGACCATTCGGCGCAGGAAACCTGCCAACGACTCGTCGATCTGTTTACTTATCTGCGAAGTCACCGGCCTAAGCTGCCGATTGATTTTATTTCGATCAAACTCAGCCCGTCGCGCCGGAAATACTGGCCGGTAGTGCAGGAAGCCAACACGCTAATAAAGAACTACCTGGCGAAGCAAAAGAACGCCCGCTTTATCGACATCCGCCCGGCCATGAACGACGCCAGCGGCCACCTGCTAGGGTCGATTTTCCGGCCCGACAGCCTGCATATGAACCCCAGCGGCTACGCCCTGTGGGTGCCGGTCGTGAAGCCGTATCTACGCTGA
- a CDS encoding LytR/AlgR family response regulator transcription factor yields the protein MITAIALDDERPALDVIEAFCDRIDTIDLVKTFTRTGEARQFLAENPVDLVFLDINMPNESGLSFSRLIPPPTLVIFTTAYSEFAAESYEVEAIDYLLKPFSFERFQKSVERVQTRRQGLQQASGGDTDMPEPTHLYFRVDYGLVKITVADIRYIEGLDNYLKIHLIAGKPVVVRLTMKAMLDKLPAGQFVRVHRSFIVAFDKIQGVRNKLILMDDVELPVGSSYETEFFGRFGR from the coding sequence ATGATAACCGCCATCGCCCTCGACGACGAACGGCCCGCTCTGGACGTCATAGAAGCCTTCTGCGACCGCATCGACACGATTGATCTGGTGAAGACGTTCACCCGTACGGGCGAAGCCCGGCAATTCCTGGCCGAAAATCCGGTCGATCTGGTGTTTCTCGACATCAACATGCCCAACGAGTCGGGGTTGTCGTTTTCCCGGCTAATCCCCCCGCCGACGCTGGTTATTTTCACAACTGCCTACAGCGAATTTGCCGCCGAGAGCTACGAAGTCGAAGCGATTGATTACCTGCTGAAGCCGTTTTCGTTCGAGCGATTTCAGAAAAGCGTCGAGCGCGTGCAGACCCGGCGGCAGGGGCTGCAACAGGCGTCCGGCGGGGATACGGATATGCCAGAGCCAACTCATCTGTACTTCCGGGTCGATTACGGGCTGGTAAAAATTACGGTGGCCGATATTCGGTACATCGAAGGGCTGGACAACTACCTGAAAATACACCTGATCGCTGGTAAGCCGGTGGTGGTCCGGCTAACGATGAAAGCCATGCTGGACAAGTTGCCGGCAGGTCAGTTCGTGCGGGTTCACCGGTCGTTTATTGTCGCGTTCGACAAAATTCAGGGCGTTCGCAACAAACTGATTCTGATGGATGACGTCGAACTGCCGGTTGGCAGCAGCTACGAAACGGAGTTTTTCGGTCGATTTGGGCGGTGA
- a CDS encoding ABC transporter permease has translation MNLSWLFNMAWRDSRRSRQRLLLFMSAIVLGIAALVAINSFGDNLARSIDEQARELLGADLTLSWNRTPTKRTQQLLKTIGQNRAYEVSFPSLVSIPRTGGVRLAQVKGLEGGFPYYGEWEVEPRSAVASFRRADQRLALVDDALLVQLGAQVGDSVRLGNVSFLIAGRVEKTPGQAAIAATVAPTVFVPNQYLSKTGLLQRGSRVNYKYYYQFAPGTDVARTIRPIERRLERAGINVDTVADRKKQTGRAFGDLTKYLSLVAFVALLLGCVGVASAVQLYVKEKVASVAILRTLGASGRQAMLIYLLQTAIMGLIGATLGAVLGSVVQLALPQVFGRFLPIAVQTTLSAPAVLSGIGTGVLIAVLFALLPLLSIRKVSPLRTLRSAYEADTAGRDPLRWLAYGLILAFIVGFAYWQTRNLMLAGWFTAGLALAFGVLTAVALGLIWLVRRLFPASWSYVWRQSLANLYRPNNQTVILVTAIGLGAFLIATLYLTQGLLLSRVELSGSGQQPNMVLFDIQNEQIAGVRKAVQTQKLPILQEVPVVTMRLTGINGRSSAADTARTGESRTMDQPQTARTDTTAPPPWAFTREYRVTYRDSLISSEKAAAGNGPYQANGNVYISVEKDFLSRLRAKIGDTLDFNVQGLPIQTIIGGTREVDWNRVQTNFLVVFPAGVLEQAPQFRVLMTRVPDNQTSARLQRVLVSQFPNVSAIDLGLILKTLDEILGQISFVIRFMALFSILTGLLVLGSSVVLSKYQRLRESVLLRTLGASRAQILQITALEYGLLGLLAALSGILLSVASTWSLARFVFEVPYRANPVPLLVVMAVVTALTVLIGVFNSREVLSRSPLEVLRGEG, from the coding sequence ATGAATCTCTCCTGGCTTTTCAACATGGCGTGGCGCGACAGTCGCCGGAGCCGGCAGCGGCTGCTGCTGTTTATGTCGGCGATTGTGCTGGGCATTGCCGCGCTGGTCGCTATCAATTCCTTTGGCGATAATCTGGCCCGGAGCATCGATGAACAGGCCCGCGAGCTACTCGGTGCCGACCTGACGCTGTCGTGGAACCGCACCCCGACCAAACGCACGCAGCAACTGCTCAAAACCATTGGGCAGAACCGTGCTTACGAAGTGTCGTTCCCGTCGCTGGTGTCGATTCCGCGCACGGGCGGGGTGCGGCTGGCGCAGGTGAAAGGGCTGGAAGGCGGCTTTCCGTACTATGGCGAGTGGGAAGTCGAGCCGCGTTCGGCTGTCGCGTCGTTTCGCCGGGCCGATCAACGGCTGGCCCTGGTCGACGATGCGCTGCTGGTGCAGCTTGGCGCGCAGGTTGGCGATTCGGTGCGGCTGGGGAACGTATCGTTTCTGATCGCCGGGCGCGTCGAGAAAACACCCGGTCAGGCCGCGATTGCGGCTACGGTGGCCCCGACGGTGTTTGTGCCGAATCAATATCTCAGCAAGACCGGCCTGCTGCAACGCGGAAGCCGGGTCAACTACAAATATTATTACCAGTTTGCGCCCGGTACCGACGTAGCGCGGACCATCCGGCCCATCGAGCGACGGCTGGAACGGGCGGGTATCAACGTCGATACCGTTGCCGACCGCAAAAAACAAACCGGCCGGGCGTTTGGTGATCTGACCAAATACCTGAGTCTGGTGGCATTTGTGGCCCTGCTGCTGGGGTGTGTGGGCGTGGCAAGCGCGGTGCAGTTGTACGTGAAAGAGAAAGTCGCGTCGGTGGCGATTCTGCGGACGCTGGGCGCGAGCGGCCGGCAGGCGATGCTGATTTATCTGCTGCAAACCGCCATCATGGGTCTGATCGGCGCGACGCTGGGGGCTGTGCTGGGGTCGGTGGTGCAACTGGCCCTGCCGCAGGTGTTCGGCCGGTTTCTGCCCATCGCCGTGCAAACGACACTGTCGGCCCCGGCGGTGTTGAGCGGTATCGGAACGGGGGTGCTGATCGCCGTTTTGTTTGCCCTGTTGCCGCTGCTGAGCATCCGCAAGGTGTCGCCCCTGCGGACCCTGCGGTCGGCTTACGAAGCTGATACCGCCGGGCGCGACCCGCTCCGCTGGCTGGCCTACGGGCTGATTTTAGCCTTTATCGTTGGCTTCGCTTATTGGCAGACGCGTAACCTGATGCTGGCGGGCTGGTTCACGGCCGGACTGGCACTGGCCTTCGGCGTGCTGACGGCCGTCGCGCTGGGGCTGATCTGGCTGGTACGGCGGCTGTTTCCCGCGTCGTGGAGTTACGTCTGGCGGCAAAGTCTGGCGAATCTGTACCGACCCAACAACCAGACCGTTATCCTCGTCACGGCGATTGGGCTGGGCGCATTTCTGATCGCGACGCTGTACCTGACGCAGGGGCTGCTGCTGAGCCGGGTCGAACTGTCGGGGAGTGGACAGCAGCCGAATATGGTGCTGTTCGACATTCAGAACGAGCAGATTGCGGGGGTGCGAAAAGCTGTGCAAACGCAGAAGCTGCCCATCTTGCAGGAAGTGCCCGTCGTGACGATGCGCCTGACCGGTATCAATGGCCGCAGCAGTGCCGCCGATACCGCCCGGACTGGCGAGTCCCGGACTATGGATCAGCCGCAGACCGCCCGCACTGATACGACCGCCCCGCCACCGTGGGCCTTTACGCGGGAGTACCGCGTTACCTACCGCGACTCGCTGATTTCGTCGGAAAAGGCGGCTGCCGGTAACGGACCGTATCAGGCCAATGGCAACGTGTACATTTCCGTCGAAAAAGACTTCCTGAGTCGGCTCCGGGCGAAGATTGGCGATACGCTCGATTTCAACGTACAGGGATTGCCCATTCAGACCATCATTGGCGGTACGCGCGAAGTCGACTGGAACCGGGTGCAGACCAATTTTCTGGTTGTGTTCCCAGCTGGTGTGCTTGAGCAGGCTCCACAGTTCAGGGTATTGATGACCCGCGTGCCCGACAACCAAACCTCGGCCCGGTTGCAGCGCGTGCTGGTTAGTCAGTTTCCAAACGTGTCGGCTATCGACCTCGGCCTGATCCTGAAAACGCTGGACGAGATTCTGGGTCAGATTTCGTTCGTCATTCGCTTTATGGCCCTGTTCAGCATCCTGACGGGCCTACTCGTACTGGGCAGTTCGGTGGTGCTGAGCAAATACCAGCGGCTGCGCGAAAGCGTGCTGCTGCGAACCCTCGGAGCCAGCCGGGCACAGATACTACAGATCACCGCGCTCGAATATGGCCTGCTGGGCTTGCTGGCGGCATTGTCGGGCATCCTGCTGTCGGTGGCGAGTACGTGGTCGCTGGCGCGGTTCGTATTCGAGGTGCCGTACCGCGCCAATCCCGTTCCGTTGCTCGTAGTTATGGCCGTTGTGACAGCGCTGACGGTGCTGATCGGCGTGTTCAACAGTCGCGAGGTGCTAAGCCGCTCCCCGCTGGAGGTGCTGCGGGGTGAAGGGTAA